One window of Papaver somniferum cultivar HN1 chromosome 9, ASM357369v1, whole genome shotgun sequence genomic DNA carries:
- the LOC113312885 gene encoding PKS-NRPS hybrid synthetase CHGG_01239-like, with the protein MVCECSGKYEIHWKKGSEYQRKTTRKKGRYNTKNCRCPFKLQFKYNDDEKVCFMVKVVSGYHNHPIPESLINHPYSARLNPLEKDLVHVLSKRRARPIDILSGVKVLNPQNSSSLATIYKEREKIRKKTWQEGVLMQQLLFLFEEAKYSTAYDTNEEKEVEYLFIANPECVQLARCFHQILFMDFTYKTNKYNMSILNFVGQTSTKSTFTVAFCFLKDETKESYMWALQKVKLLYQKGYTPHVLITDKEQALMWDIVRVFPYARHHFCTFHLRNNVQTNCKRVIWPENKTDMERIKNLPLEKQQEEKDKFDINDKIVDWEQLVWSLTEPLYFLRERVLMEKWSTYPDVITYLKNELLDPHKEKFVSAWVKRYTHYDNQSTSTVESAHYRFKSKLNGCDGGFVVVFEAMVEYFKRDLDRIKEDFEKSRSRKLVDYRDIPWLRGISLYVSQWAILKIITEVE; encoded by the coding sequence atggtttgcgagtgtagtggaaagtATGAGATCCATTGGAAAAAGGGTAGTGAGTATCAACGAAAAACCACAAGGAAGAAGGGACGTTATAATACGAAGAATTGCAGATGCCCTTTTAAGCTTCAATTTAAATATAACGATGATGAGAAAGTGTGTTTTATGGTGAAAGTCGTCTCGGGTTATCATAATCATCCTATTCCGGAGAGTTTGATCAACCATCCTTATTCGGCAAGGCTCAACCCCTTAGAAAAGGATTTAGTACACGTGTTGAGTAAAAGACGCGCAAGACCTATTGATATTCTTAGTGGCGTGAAGGTGTTAAACCCCCAAAACTCATCCTCATTGGCAACTATAtataaagaaagagaaaaaattagaaaaaagacATGGCAAGAGGGAGTGCTTATGcaacaattattatttttgtttgaggAGGCAAAGTACTCTACCGCCTATGATACGAATGAAGAAAAGGAAGTGGAATATCTTTTCATCGCAAATCCGGAATGTGTACAATTGGcaagatgctttcatcaaattctcTTTATGGATTTCACGTATAAAACTAACAAGTACAACATGTCGATATTGAACTTTGTTGGGCAAACATCTACCAAGTCGACATTTACCGTtgcgttttgtttcttgaaagatGAGACGAAGGAAAGTTATATGTGGGCATTGCAAAAGGTGAAGTTATTGTATCAAAAAGGTTATACTCCACATGTGTTGATTACGGATAAGGAGCAAGCATTGATGTGGGACATAGTACGTGTTTTCCCCTACGCGCGTCATCATTTTTGCACGTTTCATCTACGGAACAATGTGCAAACTAATTGCAAGAGGGTTATATGGCCAGAAAACAAGACCGATATGGAGAGGATTAAAAATCTACCGTTGGAGAaacaacaagaagagaaagataagtttgatATCAATGACAAAATAGTTGATTGGGAACAACTAGTATGGTCGCTCACGGAACCATTATATTTCCTAAGGGAGCGTGTTCTAATGGAGAAATGGTCAACCTACCCGGATGTTATAACATATTTGAAGAACGAGTTATTGGATCCCCACAAAGAAAAGTTTGTTAGTGCATGGGTGAAGCGTTATACACATTATGACAATCAATCCACAAGCACGGTGGAGTCGGCTCACTATCGGTTCAAGAGTAAGTTAAATGGATGTGATGGTGGATTCGTTGTTGTTTTTGAAGCTATGGTCGAGTATTTCAAGCGCGATCTCGATAGAATTAAAGAGGATTTTGAAAAGAGCCGATCTAGAAAGCTTGTCGACTACCGGGATATCCCTTGGCTCCGGGGAATAAGTTTATATGTTTCTCAATGGGCAATCCTAAAAATTATAACGGAAGtggagtga